The window ACGGGTAAAATCCGTGTGACCGATCCGGGATTGCCCCAACCGGTCTATCAGGTGTTTGATGTGCGGGAAACGACGATCGCCAAAGATGGCCAGATTCTTTTAATCCCAGAGATCACGGTGGATGTTTATTGGACGGATCTGGATGAGGACGTGGCCGATATCATTGACCTCTACCATGATCATGCCACCTGCGAGCAGTTTCATAGTGAACTCAAGACCGATCTGGATTTGGAACGCTTACCGTCCGGTAAGTTTGCCACCAATGATCTGGTCTTATGTCTGGGGCTGTTTACCTATACCCTGCTGCGGATCATCAGTCAGGAGAGTTTGCGGGTGAATGACAGCCCCCTGCGCAAAAAAGTGCAGCAGCGCCGGATCCGGACGGTGATCCAGACGTTGATCACCCTGGCAGCAAAAATGGTGACACATGGCCGCCGGCAATATCTGTATATTGGATCACGGGCTTGGTTAACACCGTTTAAACGGCTCTATCAGGCTTTTGCCTAAACCTCGCCCAGACATTTGACCTGTCACTCAAACGCCCTGTGACCAGGGCGTCTTTGGCATGCCATCGAAATCTGCTGGGCGGGGGATGGGCTGGAATATATAGGTATTTAAGGTGATAATCAAATATTTTGTGATCATTTTAATGTCTATAAGTCATCATGTGGCAAATATTTAAACCAATCCCGCCCATATGTCACGGATTCAGGAAAAGGACATAAAAAATAACTGGGACATACAAGGACAATGAATGCCGCATCCCAGGCGGACGGCATGCCACCGCACTTGAAATCAGTCAAGGAGACAGAGGGTTAAGAGTAAACGATTTACAGCAGGCATTGGGTTTACTCGGCTATGAACTGGTCCAAGATGGGATCTTTGGACCACAAACCCAACAAAAACTGCTGGTCTTTCAGGAGGATCACGGGCTTCCGGTCAGCGGACGCTTGGACAAAGCAACGGCAGAGAAACTGAACCACGCCTTAAATCAACAGGGGATCACTGAGCCGGTAGGAATTAAGGCGGCTCATCCTCCTACTCAAGGCTACTGGGTGGCGGTCAACAAGTCCACTAACCGCCTGCTTTTGTTCCAGGGTGAAAGAGCGATCGCCGATTATCCTGTCGCCTCAAGAAAAAATGCTTCTCTTACTCCGGAAGGACAATTTAAGATTGTCTTCAAAGCCATTGACCCGGCCTGGGGCGGGGCTGGCATTGCCCCTCCTGTCGCTGGCGGTCATCCTGACAACCCGCTGGAATCCCGCTGGTTGGGTCTTGATATTGGGGGAGGAGGCACTTACGGCATTCATGGCACCAATAATCCGGCCAACATTGGGACGTATGCTTCACTGGGATGTGTGCGCATGCACAATCATGATGTGGAATACTTGTATGAGCTGTTGCCGGAGCACACTCCTGTCTGGATTGGCTCAACCCAGCAGCTAGAGAATTGGGGAATCCGTTAATTTTCAAACAGAAAAGCTGTCCCAAGCGATGGGGACAGCTTTCCTTTATACTCTTTGGTTCTCAATAAGCGGTGAGATACTGGTCGCGCTCCCAGGGATGCACCTGGGTTCTGAACATATCCCATTCAATTTCTTTGGCTTCGATGAAGCGGGTGAGAATATGTTCACCCAGTGCTTTTTTAAGCACCTCATTTTGTTTCAACTCTTCAATCGCTTCTTTGAGCGTGGATGGCAGACTGTCAATGCGGTTTTCCTTGCGCTCCTCTTCTGTCATAGTATAGATGTTTTGATTCGTTGGTGGAACCAGAGGAAGCTTTTTCTTAATGCCATCCAATCCAGCAGCCAGCATGACGGCAAGGGCCAGATACGGATTGGCCGACGGGTCTGGATTGCGCAATTCTATGCGCGTGCTTAAACCGCGTGATGCCGGCACCCGGACCAGCGGACTTCTGTTTTTGGCCGACCAGGCGACATAGCAAGGCGCTTCATAGCCAGGCACTAAACGTTTGTAAGAGTTGACA of the Caldalkalibacillus thermarum genome contains:
- a CDS encoding L,D-transpeptidase family protein, whose protein sequence is MSQGDRGLRVNDLQQALGLLGYELVQDGIFGPQTQQKLLVFQEDHGLPVSGRLDKATAEKLNHALNQQGITEPVGIKAAHPPTQGYWVAVNKSTNRLLLFQGERAIADYPVASRKNASLTPEGQFKIVFKAIDPAWGGAGIAPPVAGGHPDNPLESRWLGLDIGGGGTYGIHGTNNPANIGTYASLGCVRMHNHDVEYLYELLPEHTPVWIGSTQQLENWGIR